Proteins encoded in a region of the Vitis riparia cultivar Riparia Gloire de Montpellier isolate 1030 chromosome 7, EGFV_Vit.rip_1.0, whole genome shotgun sequence genome:
- the LOC117919381 gene encoding serine/threonine-protein kinase SRK2A-like, whose product MEKYEMVKDLGSGNFGVARLMRVKETKELVAMKFIERGHKIDENVAREIINHRSLRHPNIIRFKEVVLTPTHLGIVMEYAAGGELFERICSAGRFSEDEARYFFQQLISGVSYCHSMQICHRDLKLENTLLDGSPAPRLKICDFGYSKSSLLHSRPKSTVGTPAYIAPEVLSRREYDGKLADVWSCGVTLYVMLVGAYPFEDPDDPKNFRKTIGRIMAVQYKIPEYVHISQDCKQLLSRIFVANSSRRITIKEIKNHPWFLKNLPRELTESTQANYHQRDNLSFSLQSVEEIMKIVGEARIRCPSSRSIGGFGWGAEEGKGGEDDLDVEEEEIEEEDEYDKRVREVHASGEFHVS is encoded by the exons ATGGAGAAGTATGAAATGGTGAAGGATCTTGGATCTGGCAACTTTGGTGTTGCCAGGTTGATGAGGGTCAAGGAGACCAAAGAGCTTGTTGCCATGAAATTCATTGAGCGTGGCCACAAG ATAGATGAAAATGTGGCCAGAGAGATTATAAATCATAGATCGCTTCGGCACCCGAATATAATCAGGTTCAAGGAG GTGGTTCTGACTCCCACTCATTTGGGTATTGTGATGGAGTACGCTGCTGGTGGTGAGCTCTTCGAGCGAATCTGCAGTGCCGGTAGATTCAGTGAAGATGAG GCTAGATATTTCTTCCAGCAGCTGATTTCAGGTGTCAGTTACTGCCATTCAATG CAAATTTGTCATAGAGATTTGAAGCTGGAAAATACGCTTTTGGATGGAAGCCCTGCACCACGCTTGAAAATCTGTGATTTTGGTTACTCTAAG TCATCTCTGCTGCACTCAAGGCCCAAATCAACGGTAGGAACGCCAGCATATATAGCACCTGAAGTTCTTTCTAGGCGAGAATATGATGGCAAG TTGGCAGATGTATGGTCTTGTGGAGTGACTCTCTATGTTATGCTGGTGGGAGCATACCCTTTTGAAGACCCGGATGACCCCAAAAACTTTAGAAAAACGATTGGG CGAATCATGGCTGTTCAATACAAAATTCCAGAATATGTTCACATATCTCAAGATTGCAAACAGCTTCTTTCCCGCATCTTTGTTGCAAATTCCTCCAGG AGAATTACAATTAAAGAAATCAAGAACCACCCCTGGTTCTTAAAAAACTTGCCAAGGGAGCTAACAGAGTCTACTCAAGCCAACTATCACCAAAGAGACAACCTGAGCTTCTCTCTTCAAAGTGTTGAGGAGATAATGAAAATTGTGGGGGAGGCGAGAATTCGCTGTCCATCATCTAGGTCCATTGGGGGCTTTGGGTGGGGAGCAGAAGAAGGTAAAGGTGGTGAGGACGATCTAGACGTAGAGGAGgaagaaatagaagaagaagacgagTACGACAAGAGGGTTAGGGAAGTCCATGCAAGCGGAGAATTTCACGTTAGTTAA